One genomic window of Punica granatum isolate Tunisia-2019 chromosome 1, ASM765513v2, whole genome shotgun sequence includes the following:
- the LOC116198673 gene encoding protein GFS12 isoform X1, which translates to MEDRFCFECLERRIQSDYSGGLAFSYGLSDTPLPFGSAAVVQVAAFEGEASQFILKYLRSDQHSCLARYIDDCIESSSRINDMVPSEVKPEVCSSTTPQGQDGADPPPKQSESHFDCGKGKSSKGSISRCCSCDYLSTSSCLRTINALAPIAYAAPRCISMFEELASHFLSGSQEDLIIRSLSLLIEGKATGRDAVNFLRLVGVQSFGEIGVPCSIRHPNVAPVIGMLKSFDYINLVLPKTPYTLENILHFSPDVLLSEWDVRFLVYQLLSALAYLHDLGLAHGSISPSAIMITKSCWSWISVSEKLGSVSVNVECTPTQSTRSRIGCCMDDCVYQGLYADLKVSGSVDWHSEFKRWWSGELSNFEYLLVLNKLAGRRWGDHTFHPVMPWVIDFSTLPDENSDAGWRDLSKSKWRLAKGDEQLDFTYLTSEIPHHVSDECLSELAVCSYKARRLPLSVLRLAVRSVYEPNEYPSTMQRLYQWTPDECIPEFYFDPQIFNSIHSGMTNLAIPSWASSPEEFIKMHRDALESERVSRQLHMWIDVTFGYKMSGEAAVAAKNVMLPSSDPSLPRSIGRRQLFNRPHPIRRSHSSKFHGKTTVNLDDLNEVAFEKSLLSGTANLEELEQAYAFSEHARHLSPLYSFGSSAKSTNAFEESQGKSTNCAKSEPCVIQNFGRTFGVDSNNLLEYIEETDEDFMGYQELLLWRQKSNTSKQLSEDVAEDIFSIGCVLAELHLKRPLFDPTSLALYLEDGILPGSVEELPPLTRVLVEACVQRDWIRRPTAKSLLESPYFPASIKSSYLFVSPLQLLGQDSSRLHYLATFAKQGALKAMGPFAAEKSTSYCLPLLATPLSDIEAEWACTLLEEFIKSLKPSAVKTLIVPCIQKILQTTGYSRLKVSLLQDSFVREIWNRVGKYAYLEKLHPLVISNLHISPHKTSAGAASVLLIGSSEELGIPVTIHQTILPLIQCFGKGLSPDGIDVLIRIGGLLGDSFIVKQMLPLLKHMVHVCISVSCMNKSEPIQSWSGLALIDCLVTLDGLLAFLPGEVVVKELIQDRNCLHVIILMQTCLEVSVLQVAASMLLALCQRIGPDLTALHVLPQLKGLFDELAFSQETASGSGSSLGRSLKASKLKINEGPGIESRMDLVLLLYPSFATLLGIEKLRQCCATWLLLEQFLLRRHNWKWECTGESPRGSPENSVSKRSLVSQGVRNENSPAKMLLNGVGWSIPQSQGTRVSKNLSRKRYNKVDGSPIEGNAVMTNYMNREPWFWFPSPVNSWDGPEYLARVGSVKDELPWKIRACVLYSVRAHNGTLRSVAAYEDESTVFTAGICPGFKGTVQKWDLMRMNSMLGYYGHEEVVNDICVLSSSGRIASCDGTVHVWNSRTGKVISVFAEPTTDSTHFGSPILSPSSINADSANVLGSNSLSTGLLSSAFDGSLYTCMHHVEFSDKLIVGTGNGSIRFIDISQGQKLHSWRGELGDSGFPSLVSAISSCGSDNVLPDRASTSPSWIATGLSSGHCRLFDSRSGNVLASWKAHDGYVTKLAAPEPHLLVSSSLDKTLRVWDLRRNLPSQLSILRGHTDGVSGFSMWGQDVVSISRNKIGVSSPSKSVDEDGLHQVIVPQNLHMNQQGTKNLSTLSSICILPFSRLFLVGTEDGYLRICC; encoded by the exons ATGGAGGACCGCTTTTGCTTCGAGTGCCTCGAGCGGCGAATCCAGTCCGACTACTCCGGCGGGCTTGCCTTCTCTTACGGCCTATCCGATACGCCTCTCCCGTTCGGTTCCGCCGCCGTTGTTCAG GTGGCTGCTTTCGAGGGAGAAGCTTCTCAGTTCATTCTGAAGTACTTGCGCAGCGATCAGCATAGTTGCTTGGCGAGATACAT TGATGATTGTATTGAGAGCAGCAGTAGGATCAATGATATGGTTCCTTCTGAAGTTAAGCCAGAAGTCTGCAGTAGCACAACTCCTCAGGGTCAAGATGGTGCGGATCCTCCTCCAAAACAATCTGAGAGCCATTTTGACTGTGGCAAGGGTAAAAGCTCTAAAGGATCAATATCAAGATGTTGTAGTTGCGACTACTTGTCTACATCTTCTTGCTTGAGGACTATTAATGCACTGGCACCTATAGCATATGCAGCTCCTAGATGCATCTCTATGTTCGAGGAGCTTGCTTCACATTTTCTGTCTGGGTCACAGGAAGATCTCATCATACGCTCCCTGAGTCTCCTGATTGAAGGGAAAGCCACTGGTCGTGATGCTGTGAATTTTCTTCGATTAGTTGGGGTGCAATCATTTGGTGAAATAGGTGTTCCTTGTTCTATAAGGCATCCAAATGTAGCTCCTGTTATTGGTATGCTTAAATCATTTgattatatcaatttggtGCTTCCTAAGACTCCATATACCTTGGAAAATATTCTACATTTCAGTCCCGATGTTTTGCTGTCAGAGTGGGATGTAAGGTTTTTGGTATACCAGCTTCTTTCAGCCCTTGCTTACCTCCATGACTTAGGGCTTGCCCATGGTAGCATAAGTCCATCTGCTATAATGATCACTAAGTCCTGCTGGTCATGGATTTCGGTTTCTGAGAAGCTTGGGTCTGTCTCAGTAAATGTTGAATGCACCCCTACCCAGAGCACTAGATCTAGGATTGGCTGCTGCATGGACGATTGTGTGTATCAGGGACTTTACGCAGATTTGAAGGTTTCTGGATCTGTGGACTGGCATTCTGAGTTTAAAAGATGGTGGAGTGGAGAACTGAGTAATTTTGAGTATCTGCTTGTCCTGAACAAATTAGCTGGGAGAAGGTGGGGAGACCACACCTTTCATCCTGTAATGCCATGGGTGATAGATTTTAGCACCCTACCAGATGAAAATTCTGATGCAGGGTGGCGGGACTTGAGCAAGAGTAAGTGGAGGCTGGCAAAAGGGGACGAACAGCTAGATTTCACATATTTAACATCCGAAATACCTCATCACGTGTCTGATGAGTGTCTTTCTGAACTGGCTGTGTGCAGCTACAAAGCTAGGAGATTACCTTTGAGTGTTCTACGATTGGCTGTCCGATCAGTTTATGAGCCCAATGAATATCCCTCTACCATGCAGAGGCTATACCAGTGGACTCCAGATGAGTGCATACCCGAATTTTACTTCGACCCgcaaattttcaattctatcCACTCTGGTATGACAAATTTGGCCATTCCTTCTTGGGCAAGCAGTCCTGAGGAGTTCATTAAAATGCATAGAGATGCTTTAGAAAGTGAACGGGTGTCTCGCCAGCTGCATATGTGGATCGATGTGACGTTTGGATACAAAATGTCTGGTGAGGCAGCTGTTGCTGCTAAGAATGTCATGCTGCCTTCTTCTGATCCCTCTTTGCCAAGATCTATCGGGCGCAGACAGCTTTTTAATCGGCCTCATCCCATCCGCAGAAGTCATTCCAGTAAATTTCATGGTAAAACAACCGTGAATCTTGATGACCTGAATGAGGTGGCGTTTGAAAAATCTCTTCTTTCTGGAACAGCTAATTTGGAGGAACTAGAACAAGCATATGCATTTTCTGAACATGCCCGGCATTTGAGTCCTCTTTACAGCTTTGGTAGTTCTGCTAAGAGTACTAACGCTTTTGAAGAATCCCAGGGAAAGAGCACCAACTGCGCCAAATCTGAACCATGTGTTATCCAAAACTTCGGGCGGACTTTTGGTGTTGACTCTAATAATCTTCTTGAATATATTGAAGAGACTGATGAAGATTTTATGGGATATCAAGAATTATTGCTTTGGAGGCAGAAATCAAATACATCAAAACAGCTTTCTGAAGATGTTGCGGAGGACATATTCTCTATTGGTTGTGTCTTAGCAGAACTTCATTTGAAGAGGCCACTATTTGACCCGACCTCGTTGGCCTTATATTTGGAAGATGGAATATTGCCAGGATCAGTGGAAGAACTTCCTCCCCTGACAAGGGTCCTTGTTGAAGCTTGTGTCCAGAGAGACTGGATAAG GAGGCCCACTGCCAAGAGTCTTCTGGAATCTCCTTATTTTCCTGCATCAATCAAATCATCATACTTGTTTGTCTCCCCACTCCAACTTCTTGGGCAAGATAGTTCTCGTCTGCATTATCTTGCAACGTTTGCAAAACAAGGAGCCTTGAAAGCAATGGGGCCATTTGCAGCTGAAAAGTCCACTTCCTATTGCTTGCCTCTACTCGCGACTCCTTTATCAGATATAGAGGCTGAGTGGGCTTGCACACTATTAGAGGAATTTATCAAGAGCTTGAAGCCATCAGCAGTGAAAACATTGATCGTTCCTTGTATTCAGAAAATTCTACAG ACAACTGGTTATTCTCGTCTAAAAGTATCCCTTCTCCAAGATTCTTTTGTTAGAGAAATTTGGAATCGGGTTGGTAAATATGCATATCTTGAAAAACTGCATCCGCTGGTCATATCAAACCTTCATATTTCACCCCATAAGACTTCAGCTGGTGCTGCTTCTGTGCTGCTGATTGGCTCTAGTGAAGAGCTTGGTATACCTGTTACAATTCATCAG ACAATCTTACCCTTGATCCAGTGCTTTGGGAAGGGACTCTCCCCAGATGGAATTGATGTGCTGATTAGAATTG GTGGACTTTTAGGGGACTCTTTTATTGTCAAACAGATGCTACCATTGCTTAAACACATGGTCCATGTCTGTATCAGTGTCTCATGCATGAATAAGTCTGAGCCTATACAGAGCTGGAGTGGTTTAGCTCTTATTGATTGTCTAGTAACATTGGATGGTTTACTTGCTTTCTTGCCAGGGGAGGTAGTTGTCAAAGAGCTGATCCAA GACCGGAATTGCCTCCATGTGATTATTCTCATGCAAACCTGTCTGGAAGTTTCAGTACTCCAG GTTGCTGCTTCCATGTTACTGGCACTATGCCAAAGGATTGGACCTGATTTGACAGCTTTGCATGTTCTTCCGCAACTTAAGGGGCTTTTTGATGAGCTTGCTTTCTCTCAAGAAACTGCCAGTGGATCAGGCAGTTCTCTTGGAAGGAGCTTGAAGGCTTCTAAGCTGAAAATAAATGAGGGCCCTGGCATTGAGAGCCGAATGGACCTTGT GTTGCTTCTGTATCCTTCATTTGCAACTCTTCTCGGAATAGAGAAACTCCGTCAATGTTGTGCCACATGGTTGCTTCTCGAGCAGTTCCTTCTGCGGCGTCATAACTGGAAG TGGGAATGTACAGGAGAATCACCCAGAGGAAGTCCAGAAAATTCTGTTTCCAAGAGGTCTCTTGTTAGTCAAGGAGTTAGAAATGAGAATAGTCCTGCAAAGATGCTGCTAAATGGAGTTGGTTGGTCGATTCCCCAATCTCAAGGGACTAGAGTTTCGAAGAATCTGTCTAGGAAGAGATATAACAAAGTTGATGGGAGTCCCATTGAAGGGAATGCAGTGATGACAAATTATATGAATCGTGAACCTTGGTTCTGGTTTCCTAGTCCAGTTAACAGCTGGGATGGACCTGAATATCTTGCTCGGGTGGGGAGTGTAAAAGATGAGCTTCCTTGGAAAATCAGAGCTTGCGTTTTGTACTCGGTGCGGGCACATAATGGCACCCTAAGATCTGTGGCTGCGTACGAAGATGAATCTACAGTTTTTACTGCTGGGATTTGCCCTGGTTTTAAGGGGACCGTTCAGAAGTGGGATCTGATGAGAATGAATAGTATGTTGGGCTACTACGGCCATGAGGAG GTTGTTAACGACATATGTGTCTTGTCTTCTAGCGGAAGGATTGCATCTTGTGATGGAACTGTACATGTGTGGAACAGCCGAACAGGGAAAGTAATATCGGTTTTTGCTGAACCCACAACTGATTCTACACACTTTGGGAGCCCCATATTATCTCCATCGAGTATCAACGCCGACTCTGCAAATGTATTGGGTTCAAATTCACTCTCAACAGGTCTATTGTCAAGTGCGTTCGATGGGAGCTTGTACACTTGCATGCATCATGTGGAGTTCAGTGACAAGCTTATAGTTGGCACTGGAAATGGCTCTATTAG GTTTATTGATATCTCCCAAGGTCAGAAGCTTCACAGTTGGCGGGGTGAACTTGGTGACTCGGGTTTCCCTTCTCTCGTTTCTGCAATAAGCTCATGCGGGTCCGACAATGTGCTACCAGATAGAGCTTCGACCTCACCTTCATGGATTGCCACTGGGCTAAGTTCTGGTCACTGTCGGTTATTTGATTCGAGAAGTGGTAACGTACTTGCCTCGTGGAAGGCCCACGACGGTTATGTGACAAAG TTGGCTGCACCGGAGCCTCATTTGCTTGTTTCGAGCTCTCTCGACAAGACCTTACGGGTTTGGGACTTGAGAAG GAATTTGCCATCTCAGCTATCCATTTTAAGAGGCCACACAGATGGTGTATCAGGTTTCTCCATGTGGGGCCAAGATGTTGTGTCAATTTCGAGAAACAAGATCGGGGTTTCCTCTCCATCAAAGTCTGTTGATGAG GACGGGCTTCATCAGGTTATTGTACCTCAGAATCTCCACATGAACCAGCAGGGCACGAAAAACTTGTCCACGTTATCGAGCATCTGCATCCTTCCTTTCTCACGGCTGTTTCTGGTTGGGACGGAAGATGGCTACTTGAGGATCTGCTGCTAG